From Camelus ferus isolate YT-003-E chromosome 18, BCGSAC_Cfer_1.0, whole genome shotgun sequence, one genomic window encodes:
- the LOC102512916 gene encoding paired immunoglobulin-like type 2 receptor beta isoform X3: MGLALLLPLLLLLPLLLLLLPPASSQAGRQAEHSPNYDFGMNQPNSLSAPEGGSIHIPFSFYYPWDLDKVPNVRISWRWKHFHGQFIYNTTPHFTHKNFKNRLFLNWTEGCKNGSLQIRNLRMQDQAVYFCQVKLNTRQYGEKVWQSIEGTQLIITRATRTTTWSPTITTATTTPTPTITADLWVPEDKRSSESWPLSMEAIIGLALAIAVLKIAILGLIVYLRWTRSKASSSSAGNASATV; encoded by the exons ATGGGtctggccctgctgctgcccctgctgctgctgctgcccctgctgctgctgctgctgccgccggcATCTTCGCAGGCTG GTCGCCAGGCAGAACACAGTCCAAACTATGACTTTGGGATGAACCAACCAAATTCTCTCTCAGCCCCCGAGGGCGGCTCCATCCACATCCCCTTCTCCTTCTATTACCCCTGGGACTTAGACAAGGTTCCCAACGTGAGAATATCCTGGAGATGGAAACACTTCCATGGGCAGTTCATCTACAACACAACTCCGCATTTCACTCATAAGAATTTCAAGAACCGGCTCTTCCTGAACTGGACAGAGGGTTGCAAGAACGGCTCCCTCCAGATCCGGAACCTGCGGATGCAGGACCAGGCCGTGTACTTCTGCCAGGTGAAGTTGAACACACGGCAATATGGCGAGAAGGTGTGGCAGTCCATTGAGGGGACCCAACTCATCATCACCCGGG CCACCAGGACAACCACCTGGAGccccaccatcaccactgccACGACCACCCCTACGCCCACCATCACAGCTGACCTCTGGGTCCCAGAGGACAAAAGAAGTTCAGAGTCTTGGCCCCTGAGTATGGAAGCTATAATTGGATTGGCACTGGCCATTGCTGTGCTCAAAATCGCAATTTTGGGACTGATTGTGTACCTCAGGTGGACAAGAAGCAAAG
- the LOC102516360 gene encoding LOW QUALITY PROTEIN: NXPE family member 3-like (The sequence of the model RefSeq protein was modified relative to this genomic sequence to represent the inferred CDS: inserted 1 base in 1 codon), producing the protein MGGDLLASTSPKTSTCHLRDPAQASYTLGGYLEAVLITRDHQGRPKTHGGDLFRAQLLGPDLKAGVPGDVKDLENGTYLLSLPLLWAGQAQGQVQLIHSSEAVRVLRGIWRDQWATVDFMGYFQGPTGYEEIVTCNVNPLLIGEEGSACHYRDEDSEHSSGRYWNVTTPHEEALLARNPFLPVPSPQQPCHPGIPGPKPSGFYHQNMWHSLSCSSHSFSTADSVLGCLAGHIVHMMGDSTLRQWWEYLCDTVPSLKPVGLHATCQTGPLMAMDTTQGIVLHWRAHRWPLHSLRTPVASLHSVALELEGLAGGPRTMVVLSLGAHFTTSPPSIFVQQLAGIRAAVVALXGREPRTLVVIKLAKTSYKFVYGSDWFILQVNRLLQAAFADLHVAFVDAWEMTTSLALLDSIHPRRHVVQNELDFLLSYVCPT; encoded by the exons ATGGGGGGGGACCTTTTGGCCTCCACCAGCCCCAAAACCTCCACTTGCCACCTGAGGGATCCTGCCCAGGCCAGCTACACCCTGGGAGGCTACCTGGAGGCCGTCCTTATCACCAGAGACCACCAGGGCAGGCCCAAGACCCACGGTGGGGATCTATTTCGGGCACAGCTGTTGGGTCCTGACCTGAAGGCAGGTGTCCCTGGAGATGTCAAAGATCTGGAGAACGGCACATACCTGctgtccctgcccctgctctgggctgggcaggcCCAGGGGCAAGTCCAGCTGATCCACTCCAGTGAGGCAGTTAGGGTTCTGCGGGGGATCTGGAGAGACCAGTGGGCCACAGTTGATTTCATGGGTTATTTCCAGGGACCCACGGGATATGAAGAAATTGTCACTTGCAACGTTAACCCCCTGTTAATCGGGGAGGAAGGGTCTGCCTGTCACTACAGGGATGAAGATTCGG AACATTCAAGTGGACGTTACTGGAACGTGACCACACCACACGAGGAGGCCCTGCTGGCACG GAAT CCATTTCTTCCAGTTCCATCCCCTCAACAACCATGCCATCCTGGGATCCCGGGCCCAAAGCCCTCTGGATTCTACCACCAGAACATGTGGCACTCGCTGTCCTGCTCCAGCCACTCCTTCTCCACGGCTGACAGCGTCCTGGGCTGCCTGGCTGGTCACATTGTCCACATGATGGGGGACTCCACGCTCCGGCAGTGGTGGGAGTACCTGTGTGACACTGTGCCCT CCCTGAAGCCAGTAGGTCTCCATGCCACATGCCAGACGGGGCCCCTGATGGCCATGGACACCACTCAGGGCATTGTGCTGCACTGGCGTGCCCACCGCTGGCCCCTGCACTCCCTGCGCACACCAGTGGCCTCCCTGCACTCCGTGGCCCTGGAACTGGAGGGCCTGGCCGGGGGCCCCCGCACCATGGTGGTGCTGAGCCTGGGCGCCCACTTCACCACTTCCCCTCCATCCATCTTTGTGCAGCAACTGGCTGGGATCCGGGCCGCCGTGGTCGCGC CCGGCCGGGAGCCCCGCACTCTTGTGGTCATCAAACTGGCCAAAACCAGCTACAAGTTCGTGTACGGCAGCGACTGGTTCATCCTCCAGGTGAATCGGCTCCTCCAAGCTGCCTTTGCCGACCTCCATGTGGCCTTTGTGGACGCCTGGGAAATGACCACCAGCCTGGCCTTGCTGGACAGCATCCACCCCAGGAGGCACGTCGTCCAAAACGAGTTGGACTTCCTGCTCTCCTACGTCTGCCCAACCTGA
- the LOC102512916 gene encoding paired immunoglobulin-like type 2 receptor beta isoform X2, whose amino-acid sequence MGLALLLPLLLLLPLLLLLLPPASSQAGRQAEHSPNYDFGMNQPNSLSAPEGGSIHIPFSFYYPWDLDKVPNVRISWRWKHFHGQFIYNTTPHFTHKNFKNRLFLNWTEGCKNGSLQIRNLRMQDQAVYFCQVKLNTRQYGEKVWQSIEGTQLIITRATRTTTWSPTITTATTTPTPTITADLWVPEDKRSSESWPLSMEAIIGLALAIAVLKIAILGLIVYLRWTRSKGLQTKARTPASFQL is encoded by the exons ATGGGtctggccctgctgctgcccctgctgctgctgctgcccctgctgctgctgctgctgccgccggcATCTTCGCAGGCTG GTCGCCAGGCAGAACACAGTCCAAACTATGACTTTGGGATGAACCAACCAAATTCTCTCTCAGCCCCCGAGGGCGGCTCCATCCACATCCCCTTCTCCTTCTATTACCCCTGGGACTTAGACAAGGTTCCCAACGTGAGAATATCCTGGAGATGGAAACACTTCCATGGGCAGTTCATCTACAACACAACTCCGCATTTCACTCATAAGAATTTCAAGAACCGGCTCTTCCTGAACTGGACAGAGGGTTGCAAGAACGGCTCCCTCCAGATCCGGAACCTGCGGATGCAGGACCAGGCCGTGTACTTCTGCCAGGTGAAGTTGAACACACGGCAATATGGCGAGAAGGTGTGGCAGTCCATTGAGGGGACCCAACTCATCATCACCCGGG CCACCAGGACAACCACCTGGAGccccaccatcaccactgccACGACCACCCCTACGCCCACCATCACAGCTGACCTCTGGGTCCCAGAGGACAAAAGAAGTTCAGAGTCTTGGCCCCTGAGTATGGAAGCTATAATTGGATTGGCACTGGCCATTGCTGTGCTCAAAATCGCAATTTTGGGACTGATTGTGTACCTCAGGTGGACAAGAAGCAAAG GTCTGCAGACTAAGGCCAGAACCCCAGCCAG
- the LOC102512916 gene encoding paired immunoglobulin-like type 2 receptor beta isoform X1 — MGLALLLPLLLLLPLLLLLLPPASSQAGRQAEHSPNYDFGMNQPNSLSAPEGGSIHIPFSFYYPWDLDKVPNVRISWRWKHFHGQFIYNTTPHFTHKNFKNRLFLNWTEGCKNGSLQIRNLRMQDQAVYFCQVKLNTRQYGEKVWQSIEGTQLIITRATRTTTWSPTITTATTTPTPTITADLWVPEDKRSSESWPLSMEAIIGLALAIAVLKIAILGLIVYLRWTRSKGLQTKARTPARPHGLAASSSSAGNASATV; from the exons ATGGGtctggccctgctgctgcccctgctgctgctgctgcccctgctgctgctgctgctgccgccggcATCTTCGCAGGCTG GTCGCCAGGCAGAACACAGTCCAAACTATGACTTTGGGATGAACCAACCAAATTCTCTCTCAGCCCCCGAGGGCGGCTCCATCCACATCCCCTTCTCCTTCTATTACCCCTGGGACTTAGACAAGGTTCCCAACGTGAGAATATCCTGGAGATGGAAACACTTCCATGGGCAGTTCATCTACAACACAACTCCGCATTTCACTCATAAGAATTTCAAGAACCGGCTCTTCCTGAACTGGACAGAGGGTTGCAAGAACGGCTCCCTCCAGATCCGGAACCTGCGGATGCAGGACCAGGCCGTGTACTTCTGCCAGGTGAAGTTGAACACACGGCAATATGGCGAGAAGGTGTGGCAGTCCATTGAGGGGACCCAACTCATCATCACCCGGG CCACCAGGACAACCACCTGGAGccccaccatcaccactgccACGACCACCCCTACGCCCACCATCACAGCTGACCTCTGGGTCCCAGAGGACAAAAGAAGTTCAGAGTCTTGGCCCCTGAGTATGGAAGCTATAATTGGATTGGCACTGGCCATTGCTGTGCTCAAAATCGCAATTTTGGGACTGATTGTGTACCTCAGGTGGACAAGAAGCAAAG GTCTGCAGACTAAGGCCAGAACCCCAGCCAG